The Aggregicoccus sp. 17bor-14 genome contains the following window.
GGCCGGCGAGTTGCTCGCGAAGCCGCCCTCCATCGAGAAGGTCGAGATCCTGGCCAACAAGCTCCCCGCTTGAGGGGGCGAGCAGGACGTGGATGCGGAGTGCGGGGGCTGCGACCTCAGGTTCGAACCGCAGGAGGACCGCCATGGAGCTCGTGAACGACCACCAATTCCCCATGCCGCGCGAAGGCTTCGTCGTCACGCACTTCATCACCAGTCGGGACGTCGAGCGCTCGGCGGCGTTCTACCGGGACGTGCTCGGGGGCGAGGTCGTCAGCGAGGGCAGGCCCACGGCGGTCAGGCTGGCCAACAGCTGGATCATCATCAACGACGGGGGTGGACCCACCGACGACAAGCCGGACGTCTCCCTCGAGCCACCGAGCGACGCGCACAAGACCAGCTCGTTCCTGAACCTCCGCGTCGCAGACATGGACGCGTGCTACGCCCAATGGAAGCAGCGGGGCGCCGAGTTCGTGACCCCACCCCGGAAGCACGCGCACGAGATCCGCTGCTACATCCGCGACCCTGACGGCTACCTCATCGAAGTGGGCCAGACGACTCCCTCCCCTGCATGGCCTCCCGGGCCAACGCACTGACCTGGGCTTCAGCGAGTCGGGTGGAGGCCTGCCTCGTCCAGGCGCGACTGCTCGACGTGCGCCGCTTCGAAGCGGCGCTCGCCCGGGCGCCGTACGCGGTAGACCCCGCTGCTCCTGATTCGCCATGCAGCGGCGGCCCCGCGCTCTCGCGCCGTGCCGGATGCCCAGCGCACGCTGACCGTGCAGGGCCGCAGGCGCTGGAAGCTCGCGGTGCGCGGCCTCGACGCGCTCGGGGTGAAGTTCGACAAATGCCTGCGCCAGCCCCTTCAGGTGGCCTGGCGCAGGCGGATGCGCCGGCTGACGTGGAGGGCAACGAGGAGAACGCCCACCCCGCCGGCCACGATGACCGGGGCGGTGCCGAAGCGTTCCACGCTGGTGCCCGCCAGCGCGACGCCCGCGGATTGGCCGAGGAAGAAGCTCGAGGAGAACGCGGAGACGGCCGTGCCGCGGCGCTCCGGCGCCATCTGCGTGGCATTGATCTGCAGCGTGTTGTGCAGCATGTAGAACCCCAGCCCGGCGCCGAAGCAACCGGGGACGGCCACCCACCACACCGGCGACAGGCCGGTGGCCGCGAGTGAGGCCGCGATCAACACGCCGCCCCACGAGGTGAGCCCGACCTCGCCGAGGCCACGCACCAGCCGTGCCGACAGCAGGGCGAACACCAGCCCGCCGAAGCCGAACAGCGTCACCAGCGCGCCCGCTGCGGTCAGCGTCAGGTGGTGCACGAGGTACAGGTGCGAGGCGATGAAGGCGAACGCACCGTAGAGGCACCCACCCTCGAGGAACACGGCCAGCAGCACCACCCGCGCCCACGGCCGTGAGAGCACCTGCACGAACTCCGCGGCCGTGCGGCGCAGCACGGCGCCTTCGGCGCGATGGGTGCTCCGGGCATGCTCGGGCAGACGCCCATTCAGCGAGAACAGGCCCAGGCTGATGCCGACGAAGCCGGAGGCCACGCCGAAGAACGGCAGCCGCCAGTTGTCGAAGTCGGCTGCGAGCCCCCCCACCAGCGCGCCGGCGGACACCCCGAGGATCTGGCCGATCAGGAAGCGCGCCAGGACCGGCTGGCGATCCCGGTACGGCACCACGTCGCCGATCCACGCCAGCGACAGCGGGATGACGCAGGCCGCGCTGGCGCCCGCCAGCAGGCGTGCGAGCAGGAGCAGCCGGAAGCTGGGCGCGAGGGCGCACAGCAAGGCGCTGAGCGCGCAGGCCACGCTGCTGCAGGCAATGACGAAGTATTTGCCGTAGCGGTCGCCGACCGGGCCGAAGAGCAGCTGCGACAGGCCGTAGGCGATGGAGAAGAAGGTGATCACATGCGCCGCTTCGCCGAGCGAGACGGAGAACTCCTGCGCCAGGTGCGGTAGCAGCGGGTCGGTCAAGCGCAGCGAGAGGCTGCTGCCGAAGGCGGCAAGCGAGAGCAGCGGCACGGCGAGCGCGGGGATCGATCGCGCGTCGTGCGGCACGGCAGCGTGGGCGTCGATCAGATGCGCTCGTCTCACAGGAGGGCCTCCGCT
Protein-coding sequences here:
- a CDS encoding VOC family protein, with the translated sequence MELVNDHQFPMPREGFVVTHFITSRDVERSAAFYRDVLGGEVVSEGRPTAVRLANSWIIINDGGGPTDDKPDVSLEPPSDAHKTSSFLNLRVADMDACYAQWKQRGAEFVTPPRKHAHEIRCYIRDPDGYLIEVGQTTPSPAWPPGPTH
- a CDS encoding MFS transporter, which codes for MRRAHLIDAHAAVPHDARSIPALAVPLLSLAAFGSSLSLRLTDPLLPHLAQEFSVSLGEAAHVITFFSIAYGLSQLLFGPVGDRYGKYFVIACSSVACALSALLCALAPSFRLLLLARLLAGASAACVIPLSLAWIGDVVPYRDRQPVLARFLIGQILGVSAGALVGGLAADFDNWRLPFFGVASGFVGISLGLFSLNGRLPEHARSTHRAEGAVLRRTAAEFVQVLSRPWARVVLLAVFLEGGCLYGAFAFIASHLYLVHHLTLTAAGALVTLFGFGGLVFALLSARLVRGLGEVGLTSWGGVLIAASLAATGLSPVWWVAVPGCFGAGLGFYMLHNTLQINATQMAPERRGTAVSAFSSSFFLGQSAGVALAGTSVERFGTAPVIVAGGVGVLLVALHVSRRIRLRQAT